From a region of the Paenibacillus sp. FSL R10-2734 genome:
- a CDS encoding LacI family DNA-binding transcriptional regulator: MNIKMIAEMAGVSVSTVSKIMNNYSDVSEKTKRRVLEIIEQTGYSPSNSAKTLATKKSSLIGVIFAGELNVEFTHPFFVEVLNSFKKQMGVLGYDLIFFSNEKFISGGDYFARSVHFNVDGCVIISGQKMEPTIRDLDMSNIPCIGVDLELKGKKSGFVMSDNFQISSKVVEHFYLLGYRELGFIGSAADSEISNLREAGYTKAIESFGLPLNRSWFVHGDDFFESSGYTAMQQLIQSGSLPKAIFAASDLLALGAIRALKEHGLRVPEDIAIIGCDDIEACKYTTPKLTTIRQNKERLGILAAHMLYDLINNQSGGGSFVVEPLLVVRESCGSQLKA; encoded by the coding sequence ATGAATATCAAAATGATTGCCGAAATGGCAGGCGTTTCTGTCTCGACCGTTTCGAAAATTATGAATAATTACAGCGATGTTTCGGAAAAGACTAAACGAAGAGTCCTAGAGATCATCGAGCAAACAGGATATTCACCATCCAACTCCGCTAAGACACTTGCAACCAAGAAATCGAGTCTGATCGGTGTTATTTTTGCTGGTGAGCTTAATGTAGAATTTACACATCCTTTTTTCGTTGAGGTATTAAATTCCTTCAAGAAACAGATGGGTGTGCTAGGATATGATCTCATTTTCTTCTCCAACGAAAAATTTATTAGTGGTGGAGATTACTTCGCGCGTTCTGTTCATTTTAATGTGGATGGTTGTGTCATAATATCTGGACAGAAGATGGAGCCAACGATCCGCGATTTAGATATGAGCAATATCCCTTGTATCGGAGTAGATCTCGAGTTAAAAGGGAAGAAGTCAGGCTTTGTCATGTCAGATAACTTCCAAATCTCATCCAAGGTTGTGGAGCATTTTTACCTTCTCGGCTATAGGGAACTTGGTTTTATAGGAAGTGCCGCGGATTCAGAAATTTCCAATCTACGGGAAGCAGGATATACCAAAGCTATCGAAAGCTTTGGCCTCCCTTTGAATCGAAGTTGGTTTGTCCATGGCGACGATTTCTTTGAGTCCAGCGGCTATACGGCTATGCAGCAACTAATTCAGAGTGGCAGTTTACCAAAGGCCATTTTTGCTGCCTCTGATTTACTGGCTTTAGGCGCCATTCGAGCCTTGAAAGAACATGGTCTTCGTGTCCCTGAGGATATCGCCATAATCGGCTGTGATGACATCGAAGCCTGTAAATATACTACTCCAAAACTGACTACCATCCGTCAAAATAAAGAACGTCTTGGCATTCTCGCTGCCCATATGCTCTATGACTTGATTAACAATCAGTCAGGCGGCGGTTCCTTCGTGGTAGAACCCCTATTGGTTGTACGCGAATCCTGCGGAAGCCAATTGAAGGCTTAG
- a CDS encoding GbsR/MarR family transcriptional regulator, translating to MNDLEGLTPEQIEKISKSRERVIDSIGKNMDLYGITLSIGHLYGYMYFNQGPVTLDELSKTMGMSKTSMSTGVRTLLDLKMIDKVWGRGTRKDLFTTVPDWHQNFSDYFSIKWRKAVEGNMISLAKSLAEINDMKKEYNDDSKLMQLLNNDEEKITESINYYRWLLKLIESFENGKIFEFIPKEES from the coding sequence ATGAACGATTTAGAAGGGTTAACGCCCGAACAAATAGAGAAGATTAGTAAATCCCGTGAACGTGTGATAGACTCCATCGGTAAAAATATGGATCTATACGGTATCACCTTATCTATTGGGCATTTATACGGTTATATGTATTTCAATCAAGGTCCAGTGACACTGGATGAGCTTAGCAAAACAATGGGAATGAGTAAGACGTCCATGAGTACGGGAGTCCGTACCCTCCTAGATCTGAAAATGATCGATAAAGTTTGGGGGAGAGGGACTCGCAAAGACCTGTTCACCACTGTACCTGACTGGCATCAGAACTTCAGCGATTACTTCTCTATTAAATGGAGAAAAGCCGTCGAAGGAAATATGATCTCACTAGCGAAATCACTAGCAGAAATTAACGATATGAAAAAAGAGTACAATGACGATAGTAAACTTATGCAGCTCTTAAATAATGATGAAGAAAAGATAACCGAATCCATTAATTACTACCGCTGGTTGCTGAAATTAATAGAATCATTTGAAAATGGTAAGATCTTCGAATTTATTCCTAAAGAAGAATCTTAG
- a CDS encoding glycine betaine/L-proline ABC transporter ATP-binding protein: MAIIEVKKLTKVFGHDAGRAIPLLEQGWSKEKIAQELKLTVGVNKAEFSIEEGEIFVIMGLSGSGKSTLVRLLNRLIEPTGGQVLFKGKDVVKMNPEELRQFRRKNIGMVFQKFALFPHRTVLKNAEYGLEVQGVDKNKRTERAMEALHLVGLKGWENHRPDQLSGGMQQRVGLARGLANDPDILLMDEAFSALDPLIRKDMQQELLELQSRVKKTIVFITHDLDEALRIGDRIALMKDGVIVQIGTPEEILIQPANKYVERFVEDVDLSKVLTAAHVMRQAETVRPERGPRVALQLMRDSGIFSLYVVDKENKLLGVITAEDAAQALKDNKSILEVTRREIPRVYPETLLNDFFELISETHLPVAVVDEADKLKGIVIKGAVLSALAGNAVPEGEGS; the protein is encoded by the coding sequence ATGGCTATTATAGAGGTGAAAAAGCTAACCAAAGTATTCGGTCATGATGCGGGACGGGCGATTCCATTGTTAGAGCAAGGGTGGTCAAAGGAAAAGATTGCTCAGGAATTAAAGTTGACAGTCGGAGTCAACAAAGCCGAATTCAGCATTGAAGAAGGAGAAATATTCGTCATTATGGGATTGTCCGGCAGCGGTAAGTCAACGTTGGTTCGTTTGTTGAACCGTTTGATTGAGCCTACAGGGGGACAAGTCCTTTTTAAAGGAAAAGACGTCGTCAAAATGAACCCGGAGGAGCTGCGGCAATTTCGGCGCAAGAACATCGGTATGGTGTTTCAGAAGTTCGCATTATTTCCACACCGAACGGTACTGAAGAATGCGGAATACGGACTTGAGGTTCAGGGCGTAGATAAAAATAAGAGAACTGAACGGGCTATGGAGGCATTGCATCTAGTTGGTCTAAAGGGCTGGGAGAACCATCGCCCGGATCAACTCAGCGGAGGGATGCAGCAGCGTGTGGGGTTAGCAAGAGGACTTGCTAATGACCCTGATATCCTGCTCATGGACGAAGCATTTAGTGCACTGGATCCGCTTATTCGTAAAGATATGCAGCAGGAGCTGCTGGAATTGCAGTCCAGAGTGAAGAAGACCATTGTGTTCATCACTCATGATCTAGACGAAGCTTTGCGGATTGGTGATCGGATTGCACTGATGAAGGACGGTGTTATCGTGCAGATTGGTACACCGGAAGAGATTCTCATTCAACCTGCCAATAAATATGTAGAGCGGTTCGTTGAGGATGTGGATCTGTCTAAAGTGTTGACAGCAGCTCATGTGATGCGTCAAGCGGAAACCGTTAGACCTGAGCGCGGACCACGTGTAGCACTGCAATTAATGCGGGACAGCGGTATTTTCAGCCTGTATGTGGTAGACAAAGAAAATAAGCTCCTGGGTGTTATTACAGCTGAGGATGCAGCACAGGCACTAAAAGATAATAAATCTATCTTAGAGGTTACGCGGCGGGAGATTCCTCGTGTATATCCAGAAACGCTGCTCAATGATTTCTTTGAATTAATATCTGAGACACATTTGCCAGTAGCCGTCGTAGATGAAGCGGATAAATTAAAAGGCATTGTGATTAAGGGAGCCGTTCTTTCCGCACTCGCGGGTAACGCGGTACCGGAAGGAGAAGGATCTTAA
- a CDS encoding proline/glycine betaine ABC transporter permease, with protein sequence MDIPKLPLGKALEWLENWLTTYCGPLFDFIATIIGGMVSGIEGALTFLPALVLIVLIAALSYWIGKWRMALFAVIGLLLIDNLGLWGPSMQSLALVLTASILAVLIGVPIGILCAQRNAVRNTVTPILDFMQTMPAFVYLLPAVSFFSLGVVPGVIASIIFAIPPTIRLTNLGIRQVSEELVEAADAFGSTPTQKLVKLQLPIALPTIMAGVNQTIMLSLSMVVISSMIGAQGVGAYVYRAVSQAKTGDGFEAGIAIVIIAILLDRLTQNALKPKQR encoded by the coding sequence ATGGACATTCCAAAACTGCCTTTAGGAAAGGCACTCGAGTGGTTGGAAAACTGGCTAACGACGTATTGTGGCCCTTTGTTCGACTTTATCGCTACGATTATCGGTGGGATGGTTTCTGGGATTGAAGGTGCGCTCACATTCCTGCCTGCATTAGTGCTTATCGTTCTTATTGCAGCGCTGTCTTATTGGATTGGGAAATGGCGCATGGCATTATTTGCGGTAATCGGACTGCTCTTAATCGATAATCTCGGATTATGGGGACCTTCAATGCAATCATTGGCCCTTGTTCTAACCGCCTCGATATTGGCTGTATTGATCGGCGTACCGATTGGTATTCTATGTGCGCAGCGAAATGCGGTTAGAAATACAGTTACGCCTATTTTGGACTTTATGCAGACGATGCCGGCGTTTGTATATTTATTGCCAGCAGTATCATTTTTCTCACTTGGCGTAGTTCCAGGTGTAATTGCATCGATTATTTTTGCGATTCCACCAACGATTCGTTTGACCAATCTCGGTATTCGTCAAGTTTCAGAGGAGCTGGTAGAAGCAGCCGATGCTTTTGGTTCAACACCTACTCAGAAACTGGTTAAATTGCAGTTGCCGATTGCTCTGCCAACGATTATGGCAGGCGTCAATCAGACGATTATGTTGTCACTCTCGATGGTTGTTATCTCATCTATGATTGGTGCACAAGGTGTAGGTGCCTATGTATACCGTGCGGTATCACAGGCGAAGACGGGGGATGGGTTCGAGGCGGGAATTGCTATCGTTATTATCGCTATTCTACTCGACCGTTTGACACAGAACGCACTAAAACCAAAACAGAGATAG
- a CDS encoding glycine betaine ABC transporter substrate-binding protein, whose amino-acid sequence MKKKNIGLFLLVIMIFTVIAGCSSASNGKVKLAYVAWDSEIASTYVVKEVLETKLGATVEMLQVDAGPMWAGIADGSADAMVAAWLPSTHAAYLEKYGSKIEDLGPNLNGTKVGLAVPAYMDINSIEDLKNSDLAGTLSNRIIGIEPGAGIMTTTEKAITEYGLNDYTLLESSSAAMAQELQKAYDNKEPIVVTGWTPHWMFANMDLKYLEDPKGVYGADEQIHTMVRQGLKDDMPNVYKFLDQFEWTAEDMAKVMVEVQGGKSPEEAAKTWVENNPDKVNAWTQGVEL is encoded by the coding sequence ATGAAGAAAAAAAATATAGGTTTGTTTCTTTTAGTGATCATGATATTTACTGTTATAGCCGGATGTTCATCTGCAAGTAATGGAAAAGTAAAACTGGCTTATGTGGCATGGGATTCGGAAATTGCAAGTACTTATGTAGTTAAAGAAGTACTTGAAACTAAGCTTGGAGCTACAGTTGAAATGCTGCAGGTGGATGCAGGCCCAATGTGGGCAGGCATTGCTGACGGTAGTGCGGATGCTATGGTTGCTGCTTGGTTACCAAGCACGCATGCCGCTTATTTAGAGAAGTATGGTTCGAAAATCGAAGATTTAGGGCCTAATTTGAACGGGACTAAAGTTGGTTTGGCTGTTCCAGCTTACATGGATATCAATTCTATTGAAGACTTGAAGAACAGTGACCTGGCAGGAACATTGAGCAATCGAATTATCGGGATTGAGCCGGGTGCTGGTATTATGACGACAACGGAAAAGGCTATAACAGAATATGGTCTTAATGATTATACACTTCTTGAAAGTTCATCGGCAGCGATGGCTCAGGAGCTGCAAAAGGCTTATGACAACAAAGAACCTATCGTTGTAACGGGTTGGACACCACACTGGATGTTCGCCAATATGGACCTGAAATATCTGGAAGATCCAAAAGGCGTATACGGTGCGGACGAGCAAATCCATACTATGGTTCGCCAAGGTCTGAAAGATGACATGCCAAATGTCTATAAATTCTTGGATCAATTTGAGTGGACAGCTGAAGATATGGCAAAAGTAATGGTTGAGGTTCAAGGTGGGAAGTCACCGGAAGAAGCTGCTAAGACTTGGGTTGAGAACAACCCAGATAAAGTGAATGCATGGACACAAGGTGTAGAATTGTAA
- a CDS encoding VTT domain-containing protein encodes MTETINTWIDWLLQTLGLSGPSILFVTIPLALLQSILGFFPFVILIVLHVSVFNVIGGMLISWLACNLGGILMYFLIRRYLYNWFDRKWRSKLKRYDKWQRYLDRYGIWTLVLLRTIPIIPNNIINFMSAVSPIKASSFIWGTVLGNMSYIWLFGTIGSSLIVPREEWNGYITWYAVFIAILIGIFIRRHWDHLQEDKRSRMH; translated from the coding sequence ATGACAGAGACCATAAACACCTGGATAGATTGGCTGCTGCAAACGCTTGGCCTTAGTGGACCCTCTATTTTATTTGTGACGATTCCATTGGCGCTTTTGCAGAGTATATTAGGATTCTTTCCGTTTGTCATTCTGATTGTCCTCCATGTGTCTGTCTTTAACGTTATTGGAGGTATGCTGATCAGTTGGCTGGCTTGTAATCTGGGTGGAATACTGATGTATTTCCTCATTCGGAGATACCTATACAATTGGTTTGATCGAAAATGGAGGTCCAAGCTGAAAAGGTATGACAAATGGCAGCGCTACTTAGACCGATATGGAATATGGACTTTGGTGCTACTTCGTACGATTCCTATTATTCCGAACAATATAATCAATTTTATGTCCGCGGTTTCGCCAATTAAAGCATCATCGTTTATTTGGGGAACTGTGCTTGGGAATATGTCTTACATTTGGTTATTCGGTACGATCGGATCAAGCTTAATCGTCCCTAGGGAAGAGTGGAATGGTTATATTACTTGGTATGCTGTGTTTATCGCTATTCTAATCGGTATCTTCATACGGCGTCACTGGGACCATTTGCAGGAAGATAAACGGAGTAGAATGCACTAA
- the yunB gene encoding sporulation protein YunB: MRLSSRAEGKITVSNGNTRKPRSRRKFWLITSLVLIVLVLQAFRYVELHMKPPILHLAQIRVKQIATESINKAITSQVANGGNAEELIDWKTDKNGKISGFMLNYAEHMRITSQAAEVIQTTLQDLHNQTEYIPLGQALGSPLIASYGPDIPIKIEPQGAVKVELSTRQQNAGINMILVEVYIHIVTEVAVVIPFDMEPQVVDTEIPVSYLMVVGDVPMYYYDNQGQPVGDNGSSAPGIAIPAPSVSGDKNGVSDQSKDTTGNSQEDSNQSPAATNSSNTGVAPEEGDKGVNGGN, encoded by the coding sequence ATGAGGTTATCGAGCAGGGCAGAAGGCAAGATAACTGTTTCCAATGGGAACACGCGCAAGCCAAGAAGCCGGCGTAAATTTTGGCTGATTACATCCTTAGTATTAATAGTGCTTGTGCTACAGGCATTTCGATATGTGGAGCTGCACATGAAGCCGCCTATCTTGCATTTAGCTCAAATTCGTGTGAAGCAAATCGCTACAGAGTCGATAAACAAGGCGATTACTTCACAAGTTGCAAATGGAGGAAATGCGGAGGAACTGATTGATTGGAAGACCGATAAGAACGGGAAAATATCAGGCTTTATGCTTAACTATGCAGAGCATATGCGTATTACTTCACAAGCAGCAGAGGTGATCCAGACTACTCTGCAGGATTTGCATAATCAGACAGAATATATTCCGCTCGGTCAGGCACTTGGTAGTCCTCTCATCGCCTCTTATGGGCCAGATATTCCGATCAAGATTGAACCGCAAGGTGCTGTTAAGGTTGAACTCAGCACTCGCCAGCAAAATGCCGGAATCAATATGATTCTAGTGGAGGTCTATATCCATATTGTGACGGAGGTCGCGGTGGTCATCCCCTTTGACATGGAACCCCAAGTAGTGGATACGGAAATTCCTGTGTCTTATCTGATGGTCGTCGGAGACGTGCCTATGTATTATTACGATAATCAGGGTCAGCCTGTCGGAGATAATGGAAGTAGTGCCCCAGGGATTGCTATTCCAGCCCCTTCAGTAAGCGGGGATAAGAACGGAGTATCGGATCAGAGCAAGGATACAACTGGGAATAGCCAGGAGGATAGCAACCAGTCACCAGCTGCAACCAATTCTTCGAATACAGGTGTAGCACCAGAAGAAGGTGACAAAGGTGTAAATGGAGGAAATTAA
- a CDS encoding glycosyltransferase, protein MSSHRWPLRKTAGNRLTAMMQVRNEAGRYLEQVLEELSEFVDDIVIVDDGSTDHTAQLCRSFAKVTKLVTLETSLFNREWELRQTLWNLAVSTNPDWLLSVDADEFYEEAAKREMRRLIDQDVYDWVSFRLFDFWGGTTHYREDEHWNIHTKHTRTLVRYLPNFHYFFPEMDHHVPRLPISYSVLPGFLAELRVKHYGWAVSPEELRLKYSRYMNLDPEGRWGSLEQYESILDEQPHLVEWKEEP, encoded by the coding sequence ATGAGTAGTCATAGATGGCCTCTCCGCAAAACAGCAGGTAACCGCTTGACCGCTATGATGCAGGTTCGGAATGAGGCAGGAAGGTATTTGGAGCAGGTGCTTGAAGAACTGAGTGAGTTCGTAGATGATATTGTGATTGTAGATGATGGAAGTACAGATCATACGGCACAGTTATGTCGTTCTTTTGCTAAGGTGACGAAGCTTGTGACACTGGAGACCTCTTTGTTTAATCGTGAGTGGGAGCTAAGGCAGACGTTATGGAATTTGGCAGTATCTACGAATCCGGATTGGCTTCTGTCTGTGGACGCAGATGAGTTCTATGAAGAAGCGGCTAAACGGGAGATGAGACGGCTTATTGATCAGGATGTGTATGACTGGGTATCCTTCCGGTTATTTGATTTCTGGGGTGGCACGACCCATTATCGTGAAGATGAGCACTGGAATATCCATACGAAGCATACCCGTACACTAGTCCGATATTTACCGAATTTTCATTATTTTTTTCCGGAAATGGATCATCATGTGCCTAGGCTCCCGATTTCCTACTCTGTATTGCCGGGCTTTCTTGCCGAATTGCGAGTGAAGCATTATGGATGGGCGGTTTCGCCTGAAGAGCTTCGACTTAAATACTCGCGTTATATGAACCTTGATCCAGAGGGACGCTGGGGGAGTCTGGAGCAGTACGAGTCCATTCTAGATGAGCAGCCCCATTTGGTGGAGTGGAAGGAAGAACCTTGA
- a CDS encoding glycosyltransferase, with the protein MTAPDITLCMIVKNEAKHLEKCLSSVQGLVSEIIIADTGSEDNSKDIALKFGAKVIDIPWENDFAKARNLSLEYATSPWILVLDADEAIDHWREEQIQHLLDAAHIHGYWLPIIHYISEASETDFVTDHVCRLFRNDNRIIFRGIIHEETASSIWELLAGEIAFAEWPIYHYGYLEEELQRKNKYQRNLALINSGLQLQPSHLILRYALGVEYYQQEQYKAAADILHPLLAEVPAQSGYAFDIYLKTAYALQLCGHNQEAEEVFHAGSLLFPDFIDLLEGYATLLLEQGQLGKARHFLKQALKNRDTAHKYPSSSGSGTYRTELLAGKVCEKLFLYSNAREHYEVAIQFKPDYMDAWKQLAPLSLLSGERLSLISLTRCHLHSFSPVTLAYLVPAAFNARDLEWLTTLSTAPQLPPAVQTIVQAFLTCTQQQEGHHSLEPLEQLLHDPSVHSKRSSILGYLWALSCRAGDTESAMKWLVCITPYRPGMLSIHHILTGRSGIRPALPDLSYATQLLLQVGAWDSGLTLYRQSAGSSFQWCKLPPPLFYGLLEAPISVKKQWCSIYANQNLHYNSSMDCAEWLLYAAIAFSCGETPKLALSDEMTLRKIGGTTAAIGLSYYKLLLAAKAYPHGVTSGHIPWGLLVKSAIQT; encoded by the coding sequence ATGACTGCTCCCGATATCACACTTTGTATGATCGTTAAGAATGAAGCAAAACACCTGGAGAAATGCCTCTCCTCTGTGCAAGGACTAGTATCAGAAATCATCATTGCCGATACTGGATCTGAGGATAATAGCAAAGACATAGCGCTTAAGTTCGGTGCAAAGGTTATCGATATTCCTTGGGAGAATGATTTCGCGAAAGCACGAAACCTGAGTCTAGAGTATGCAACTTCCCCCTGGATTCTGGTGCTGGATGCTGATGAGGCTATAGACCATTGGAGGGAGGAGCAGATCCAGCATCTGCTGGACGCAGCGCATATTCATGGATATTGGCTGCCCATTATCCACTACATCAGTGAGGCCTCTGAAACGGATTTTGTAACAGATCATGTCTGTCGCCTGTTCAGAAACGATAACAGAATCATCTTTCGTGGAATCATTCATGAGGAGACCGCCAGCAGCATTTGGGAGCTTCTTGCAGGAGAGATCGCTTTTGCTGAATGGCCTATTTATCACTACGGTTATTTAGAGGAGGAATTGCAGCGCAAAAATAAATACCAGCGCAATTTAGCCCTCATCAACAGTGGCCTGCAGCTTCAACCGAGCCATCTAATCCTGCGTTATGCACTAGGGGTCGAGTATTATCAACAGGAGCAATATAAAGCAGCAGCAGATATACTTCACCCATTACTCGCCGAAGTTCCAGCCCAATCTGGGTATGCCTTCGATATTTACCTTAAGACTGCTTACGCCTTACAACTATGTGGCCATAACCAGGAAGCTGAGGAGGTCTTTCATGCGGGAAGCTTATTGTTTCCCGATTTCATAGATTTATTAGAGGGCTATGCCACTTTGTTACTCGAACAAGGACAGCTTGGCAAAGCTAGACACTTCCTGAAGCAAGCCCTAAAGAACAGGGATACAGCACATAAATATCCTTCCTCCTCGGGAAGCGGAACGTATCGAACAGAACTACTGGCAGGCAAAGTGTGCGAGAAATTATTTCTGTATTCGAATGCGCGGGAACACTACGAGGTAGCTATACAATTTAAACCAGATTATATGGATGCATGGAAACAGCTTGCCCCTCTAAGCCTGCTATCTGGAGAGAGGTTAAGTCTAATATCATTGACCCGCTGTCATCTCCACTCTTTCTCACCGGTAACCTTAGCCTACCTTGTGCCCGCAGCGTTCAATGCCCGCGACCTTGAATGGCTGACTACACTCTCTACTGCTCCACAGCTACCACCAGCCGTTCAGACCATTGTGCAGGCTTTCCTTACATGTACACAGCAACAAGAGGGCCATCACTCACTCGAACCGCTGGAGCAGTTACTTCATGATCCATCCGTTCATTCCAAACGTTCATCTATACTTGGCTATCTATGGGCTTTGTCCTGCCGTGCTGGAGATACAGAGTCAGCCATGAAGTGGCTTGTCTGCATAACGCCTTACAGACCGGGAATGTTATCGATTCATCATATTTTAACAGGTCGTTCTGGCATTAGGCCTGCTCTTCCTGATCTGAGCTACGCTACGCAATTGCTGCTTCAGGTCGGTGCTTGGGACAGCGGATTAACACTCTATCGACAATCAGCGGGTTCTTCATTCCAATGGTGCAAGCTACCGCCGCCCTTATTTTACGGATTGCTTGAGGCACCCATTTCTGTAAAGAAACAGTGGTGCTCTATCTATGCCAACCAAAACCTTCATTATAATTCCTCAATGGACTGTGCCGAATGGCTATTATATGCAGCAATAGCTTTCTCCTGTGGGGAAACTCCAAAGCTCGCTCTATCAGATGAAATGACTTTGCGTAAGATCGGGGGAACTACCGCAGCAATAGGTCTCTCCTACTATAAGCTTCTGCTCGCTGCAAAAGCTTATCCCCATGGGGTAACCTCAGGTCATATCCCATGGGGGCTGCTCGTCAAATCAGCCATTCAGACTTAA
- a CDS encoding glycosyltransferase, producing MNIPRRKPLISLCMIVKNEGDSLSQCLKSVRGVVDEIIVVDTGSTDATVQIALGFGAKVIHHLWSGDFAAARNAGLQQAHGLWILVIDGDEELSEESKGELLLCAEHMEFEAFFLRIHNHKGITPASQTITVNPIIRMFRNRPKYRFSGIIHEQIAEAIITATPQARMHLTTIVIHHYGYAEGVVIKKDKIKRNVELLKEQLRLNPKDPFHHFNMAVEYMRLGEYQPALKHIQQSLEEAPPDTSYIHLLHKYEIRSLAELKDFPGALAACDRGISSHPDYPDLAHNKGVLLFQLGAFANAKVALLQALVIGAAPPGYHTEAGFGSYLTYYVLGQLCEETGDETEAIACYTKTAQLHPEPTPVIARLLRVLKCAGREREIYGWFHSHLPDYTVTKNRILQELLHNEGCNEAIAQLINAMEQPISKEVALNQASQQGRSQILLADRLLATLSSSATYSPAVKRARLALPLPNVSE from the coding sequence ATGAACATCCCAAGAAGAAAGCCACTAATTTCCTTGTGCATGATCGTCAAGAACGAAGGAGATAGCTTGAGCCAATGTTTAAAAAGCGTACGCGGAGTCGTCGATGAGATCATCGTAGTGGATACTGGCTCCACCGACGCTACCGTTCAAATCGCCTTAGGCTTCGGTGCTAAAGTCATTCACCACCTTTGGAGCGGCGACTTTGCTGCTGCCCGTAATGCAGGTCTCCAGCAGGCCCACGGACTATGGATTCTCGTTATAGATGGAGATGAGGAATTAAGTGAGGAAAGCAAGGGAGAATTACTGCTGTGTGCTGAGCATATGGAGTTCGAGGCATTTTTCCTACGCATTCATAATCATAAAGGGATAACCCCCGCTTCACAGACGATCACTGTCAATCCGATTATTCGGATGTTCCGTAATCGCCCTAAGTACCGGTTTAGCGGTATCATTCACGAACAGATTGCTGAGGCTATCATAACAGCCACACCTCAGGCACGGATGCATTTGACCACCATAGTCATCCATCATTATGGTTACGCAGAGGGGGTAGTGATCAAGAAAGATAAAATCAAACGAAATGTCGAACTGCTGAAAGAACAGCTAAGGTTAAATCCCAAAGATCCTTTTCACCATTTTAATATGGCTGTTGAGTATATGCGTCTGGGGGAGTATCAGCCTGCTCTAAAGCATATCCAACAATCATTAGAAGAGGCTCCACCTGATACAAGTTACATCCACCTGCTGCACAAATATGAAATTCGCTCTCTTGCAGAATTAAAAGATTTCCCTGGAGCGTTGGCAGCCTGTGACCGTGGGATTAGCTCTCATCCGGATTATCCAGACTTAGCTCATAACAAAGGTGTTCTGCTATTTCAATTAGGTGCCTTTGCGAATGCCAAGGTAGCATTGCTACAAGCTCTTGTCATCGGAGCTGCTCCTCCCGGCTACCATACTGAGGCTGGATTCGGTTCATACTTAACGTATTATGTACTGGGTCAATTATGTGAAGAGACGGGTGATGAAACCGAAGCCATTGCTTGTTACACCAAAACCGCACAGCTTCATCCCGAGCCAACTCCCGTCATTGCCCGGCTGCTGCGAGTCCTGAAATGTGCAGGCCGCGAGAGAGAGATTTATGGTTGGTTCCACTCGCATCTACCAGACTACACAGTGACTAAGAACAGAATCTTACAAGAATTATTGCATAACGAAGGGTGTAATGAGGCAATAGCACAGCTGATAAATGCCATGGAGCAGCCCATCTCTAAAGAAGTGGCACTTAATCAAGCTTCTCAACAGGGTCGCTCACAGATATTGTTAGCAGATCGTCTGCTTGCTACACTGTCCTCTTCAGCTACTTATTCCCCAGCGGTCAAAAGAGCACGTCTCGCGCTTCCGCTTCCCAACGTTTCAGAATAG